The proteins below come from a single Branchiostoma floridae strain S238N-H82 chromosome 5, Bfl_VNyyK, whole genome shotgun sequence genomic window:
- the LOC118415694 gene encoding asparagine synthetase [glutamine-hydrolyzing]-like: protein MCGIWALFGGDGNVAEQCSCALKIAHRGPDSFRLESVRHFERCVLGFHRLCINDGEHGMQPMRVRRYPHLWLCCNGEIYNHKQLRDQFGFDCDTDCDCEIIIHLYEKGGVQFAAEQLDGVFAFILLDTNKKQVCFTRDTFGVRPLFSVTERDSVLAVSSEVKGLMGMFKKTKNGDVEPAIKAFPPGCYKLYDMSKEGRTTLKEHGRFHEIGDMPKYNALFKPHMTPNQDHLEAIRLLLEAAVQKRLMSERRIGCLLSGGLDSSLIAALLTKNARKAGITYPIQTYSIGMEGSPDIAAAKKVADHIGSEHHEVRLTPQDLLDAVEETIYCLESYDLITIRGSVYNYLLARYIQRETDSVVIYSGEGSDEVTHGYIYFKKAPSDEAADEEGRRLLRELYMFDVLRTDRTTAAHGLEVRVPFLDHTFTSYYLSLPMELRRARDGIEKYLLREAFSGTGLLPEEILWRPKEGFSDGVSAENNSTHMMLGNFAQSKVTDEMMANAKKTFPTNPPKTKEGYYYRQVFERYFPGKGDLMLVNWTSKWTNSDDPSARTQSNYKSS, encoded by the exons ATGTGCGGTATCTGGGCTTTATTCGGTGGCGACGGAAACGTGGCCGAGCAGTGTTCGTGTGCGCTGAAGATCGCTCATCGAG GTCCTGACTCTTTCCGGTTGGAGAgcgtccgccattttgagcGGTGTGTGCTGGGGTTCCACCGCCTGTGTATCAATGACGGGGAGCACGGCATGCAGCCCATGCGCGTCAGGAGGTACCCTCACCTGTGGCTGTGCTGCAATGGGGAGATCTACAACCATAAGCAG CTCCGGGATCAGTTCGGGTTTGACTGTGACACTGACTGCGACTGTGAGATCATCATTCACCTGTATGAGAAGGGCGGGGTGCAGTTCGCCGCGGAACAGCTAGATGGCGTCTTTGCCTTCATTCTCCTGGACACCAATAAGAAACAG GTTTGCTTTACTCGGGACACGTTTGGTGTGCGTCCCCTGTTCAGTGTGACGGAGCGGGACAGCGTTTTAGCCGTGAGTTCAGAGGTCAAGG GTCTGATGGGCATGTTCAAGAAGACAAAGAACGGAGATGTAGAACCTGCTATCAAGGCGTTTCCCCCTGGTTGCTATAAGTTGTACGATATGAGTAAAGAAGGAAGAACGACACTGAAGGAACATGGACGGTTCCATGAAATCGGGGACATGCCCAAGTACAACGCCCTGTTCAAGCCTCATA TGACCCCAAATCAGGATCATCTTGAGGCGATTCGACTGCTGCTAGAGGCAGCCGTTCAGAAGAGGCTGATGTCAGAAAGGAGGATTGGCTGTCTGCTGTCAG GTGGCCTGGATTCCAGTCTCATAGCGGCCTTGCTGACGAAGAACGCGCGGAAGGCAGGCATCACCTACCCCATCCAGACTTACAGCATCGGGATGGAGGGGAGTCCGGACATCGCTGCCGCTAAGAAG gTTGCAGATCACATCGGCTCGGAGCATCACGAGGTCCGCCTGACGCCTCAGGATTTGCTGGACGCCGTTGAAGAGACCATCTACTGCCTGGAGAGTTATGACCTCATCACTATCAGGGGTTCCGTGT ATAACTACCTGTTGGCCCGCTACATCCAGAGGGAAACCGACTCTGTCGTCATCTACTCCGGAGAGGGGTCGGACGAAGTGACCCACGGGTACATCTACTTCAAGAAG GCCCCATCTGACGAGGCAGCTGACGAAGAGGGACGAAGGCTGCTGAGGGAACTCTACATGTTCGACGTGCTGCGAACAGACAGGACCACTGCAGCTCATGG TCTGGAGGTCCGCGTCCCTTTCCTGGATCACACCTTCACCAGCTACTACCTGTCCCTGCCTATGGAGCTGCGCAGGGCACGAGACGGTATCGAGAAGTACCTCCTGCGGGAGGCGTTCAGTGGGACGGGCCTGCTGCCGGAGGAGATTCTGTGGCGCCCGAAGGAAGGGTTCAGCGACGGGGTGTCTGCTGAAAACAACTCCACACACATGATGCTCGGGAACTTTGCGCAGAGCAAG gttacTGATGAAATGATGGCAAACGCAAAGAAGACATTCCCCACCAACCCTCCAAAGACCAAGGAGGGCTACTACTACCGGCAGGTGTTCGAGCGGTACTTCCCCGGCAAAGGCGACCTGATGCTCGTCAACTGGACCTCCAAGTGGACCAACAGCGACGACCCTTCCGCTAGAACCCAGTCTAACTACAAAAGTAGTTAG